A stretch of Dietzia lutea DNA encodes these proteins:
- the ruvA gene encoding Holliday junction branch migration protein RuvA: MIASIRGTVAEIGLDRCVVETGGVGVLVHATPAALAGLRRGTEGMLHTELVVREDSLTLYGFDSVDARQLFLTVQTVSGVGPRLALAIVATLEPEALIRALGTGDVKALTRVPGVGKRTAERMVLELKDKVGPVPDGDATTAVGGSGRAPAATEVADALEGLGFSAAEAEKTATAVLDSQPDLDPAQALRLALKSLGKR; the protein is encoded by the coding sequence GTGATCGCCTCGATCCGGGGAACGGTGGCCGAGATCGGCCTGGACCGCTGCGTCGTGGAGACCGGAGGCGTCGGTGTCCTCGTACACGCGACCCCGGCCGCGCTCGCGGGACTGCGGCGCGGCACGGAGGGCATGCTCCACACCGAACTGGTGGTCCGCGAGGACTCGCTCACCCTCTACGGCTTCGACTCCGTCGACGCGCGACAACTGTTCCTCACCGTGCAGACCGTCTCCGGCGTCGGACCGCGGCTCGCGCTGGCGATCGTCGCCACACTCGAACCCGAGGCCCTCATCCGCGCTCTCGGCACCGGGGACGTCAAGGCGTTGACCCGGGTGCCGGGCGTCGGCAAGCGCACGGCCGAGCGGATGGTCCTCGAACTCAAGGACAAGGTCGGGCCGGTGCCGGACGGTGACGCGACGACCGCCGTGGGCGGGAGCGGGCGCGCACCGGCCGCCACCGAGGTGGCCGACGCCCTGGAGGGCCTGGGCTTCTCCGCGGCGGAGGCCGAGAAGACCGCCACCGCCGTACTGGACTCACAGCCCGACCTCGATCCCGCGCAGGCGCTGCGCCTGGCCCTCAAGTCACTCGGTAAGCGCTGA
- a CDS encoding YebC/PmpR family DNA-binding transcriptional regulator, whose protein sequence is MAGHSKWATTKHKKAAIDAKRGKLFAKLVKNIEVAARTGGGDPAGNPTLYDAIQKAKKNSVPADNVERARKRGAGEEAGGAEWETIMYEGYGPNGVALLIECLTDNRNRAAGEVRTAMTRNGGNLADPGSVAYLFTRKGEIVLDKGELTEDDVLMAVLDAGAEEVNDLGEQFEVVCESTDLVQVRTALQEAGIDYESAESGFRASVEVTVDADGAAKVFKLIDALEDSDDVQNIYSNMDVPEDVLASLNA, encoded by the coding sequence ATGGCAGGCCATTCCAAGTGGGCCACCACCAAGCACAAGAAGGCGGCGATCGACGCCAAGCGCGGCAAGCTCTTCGCCAAGCTCGTCAAGAACATCGAGGTGGCCGCCCGCACGGGCGGCGGTGACCCCGCCGGAAACCCCACTCTCTACGACGCCATCCAGAAGGCCAAGAAGAACTCCGTCCCGGCCGACAACGTCGAGCGCGCCCGCAAGCGCGGCGCCGGCGAGGAGGCGGGCGGCGCCGAGTGGGAGACCATCATGTACGAGGGCTACGGCCCGAACGGCGTGGCCCTGCTCATCGAGTGTCTGACCGACAACCGCAACCGCGCCGCCGGCGAGGTGCGCACCGCGATGACCCGCAACGGCGGCAACCTCGCCGACCCCGGCTCCGTGGCGTACCTGTTCACCCGGAAGGGCGAGATCGTCCTGGACAAGGGCGAGCTGACCGAGGATGACGTCCTCATGGCCGTGCTCGACGCCGGTGCCGAGGAAGTCAACGACCTCGGTGAGCAGTTCGAGGTGGTCTGCGAGTCCACCGACCTCGTCCAGGTGCGCACCGCCCTGCAGGAGGCCGGGATCGACTACGAGTCCGCCGAGTCGGGCTTCCGGGCGTCCGTCGAGGTCACGGTCGACGCCGACGGCGCCGCCAAGGTCTTCAAGCTGATCGACGCGCTCGAGGACTCCGACGACGTGCAGAACATCTACTCGAACATGGACGTCCCCGAGGACGTGCTGGCGAGCCTCAACGCCTGA
- a CDS encoding crossover junction endodeoxyribonuclease RuvC: MRVMGVDPGLTRCGLALIETAPGRAVTALDVDVVRTTSDEPLERRLRAVHSVADEWMEIHRPDVVAIERVFAQNQVSTAMGTAQAAGVVALAAAYREIPVAFHTPSEVKAAITGSGRADKKQMTLMITRILGLQKPPSPADAADALALAVCHSWRAPMQGRVDSLDAHVARSRAGFEAKVAAAREAAASDGTGRRDPAADQERARAAARGMARTKGVRW; this comes from the coding sequence ATGCGCGTCATGGGTGTGGACCCGGGGCTGACCCGGTGCGGGCTCGCCCTCATCGAGACCGCGCCGGGCCGCGCGGTCACGGCGCTCGACGTGGACGTGGTGCGCACGACCTCCGACGAGCCGCTCGAGCGCCGGCTGCGGGCCGTGCACTCCGTGGCCGACGAGTGGATGGAGATCCACCGCCCCGACGTGGTGGCCATCGAGCGCGTGTTCGCGCAGAACCAGGTCTCGACCGCCATGGGCACCGCTCAGGCCGCGGGTGTCGTCGCGCTGGCCGCGGCGTATCGCGAGATCCCCGTGGCGTTCCACACCCCGTCGGAGGTCAAGGCCGCGATCACCGGTAGCGGGCGCGCGGACAAGAAGCAGATGACCCTGATGATCACCCGCATCCTGGGCCTGCAGAAGCCGCCGAGCCCGGCCGACGCCGCGGACGCGCTCGCCCTGGCCGTCTGCCACAGTTGGCGCGCGCCCATGCAGGGTCGGGTCGACTCGCTCGACGCCCACGTCGCCCGCTCGCGGGCCGGCTTCGAGGCGAAGGTCGCGGCCGCCAGGGAAGCGGCCGCATCGGACGGGACCGGGCGGCGCGACCCGGCCGCCGACCAGGAACGCGCCCGGGCGGCCGCCCGCGGTATGGCGCGGACGAAAGGAGTGCGCTGGTGA
- the yajC gene encoding preprotein translocase subunit YajC, translated as MGLELLLPLMIIVLLVLMFMQSSKQRKAMKELREMQESLTVGDHVLTTSGLHATILAVDADTLELEIAPGVRTRWDRRVIREKFDTSAAPETGPGTDASGSR; from the coding sequence ATGGGACTGGAACTGCTGCTGCCGTTGATGATCATCGTGCTGCTCGTGCTGATGTTCATGCAGAGCTCGAAGCAGCGCAAGGCGATGAAGGAACTGCGGGAGATGCAGGAGTCCCTCACGGTGGGGGACCACGTGCTCACCACCTCCGGCCTGCACGCCACGATCCTCGCAGTGGACGCGGACACCCTCGAGCTGGAGATCGCGCCCGGGGTCCGCACCCGCTGGGACAGGCGCGTCATCCGCGAGAAGTTCGACACCTCCGCCGCGCCGGAAACCGGACCGGGGACCGACGCCTCGGGTTCCCGGTAG
- the ruvB gene encoding Holliday junction branch migration DNA helicase RuvB has translation MTGQFDTTSGGAEAGDGHEAELSASLTPFDTDVEGALRPRSLGEFIGQETVREQLDLVLTAATRRGVVPDHLLFSGPPGLGKTSLAMIVAAELGGSLRITSGPALERPGDLAAMLSNLIEGDVLFIDEIHRIARPAEEMLYLAMEDFRIDIMVGKGPGATSIPLEIAPFTLVGATTRSGALTGPLRDRFGFTAHMDFYTDADLARIVTRAAEILAIPVDPDAALEIAGRSRGTPRIANRLLRRVRDFAEVRADGRITVPVARAALEVYEVDELGLDRLDRAVLRALLVQHEGGPVGLSTLAVAVGEESTTLEEVCEPFLVRAGLLARTPRGRIATAAAWEHLGLTRPDKTPAEPMLPVEVDRGPGARG, from the coding sequence ATGACGGGACAGTTCGACACCACGAGCGGCGGCGCGGAGGCCGGGGACGGGCACGAGGCGGAGCTCTCCGCCTCGCTCACACCGTTCGACACCGACGTCGAGGGCGCGCTGCGACCGCGCAGCCTCGGGGAGTTCATCGGCCAGGAGACCGTCCGCGAGCAGCTCGATCTGGTCCTCACCGCCGCCACCCGCCGGGGCGTCGTACCCGACCATCTGCTGTTCTCCGGCCCGCCTGGTCTGGGCAAGACGAGTCTGGCCATGATCGTGGCGGCCGAGCTCGGCGGCTCACTGCGCATCACCTCCGGGCCCGCGCTCGAGCGGCCCGGGGACCTCGCCGCGATGCTCTCCAACCTCATCGAGGGCGACGTGCTGTTCATCGACGAGATCCACCGCATCGCCCGGCCGGCCGAGGAGATGCTGTACCTCGCCATGGAGGACTTCCGGATCGACATCATGGTGGGCAAGGGCCCCGGGGCCACGTCGATCCCGCTGGAGATCGCTCCGTTCACCCTGGTCGGCGCCACCACGCGCTCCGGCGCGCTCACCGGTCCACTGCGTGACCGCTTCGGGTTCACCGCGCACATGGACTTCTACACCGACGCCGACCTGGCCCGGATCGTGACCCGCGCGGCCGAGATCCTCGCCATCCCCGTCGACCCCGACGCCGCGCTGGAGATCGCCGGTCGCTCCCGCGGAACGCCCCGGATCGCCAACCGCCTGCTGCGGCGGGTCCGCGACTTCGCCGAGGTACGGGCGGACGGCCGCATCACCGTGCCCGTCGCGCGCGCGGCCCTCGAGGTGTACGAGGTCGACGAGTTGGGACTCGACCGCCTGGACCGCGCCGTGCTGCGCGCGCTGCTCGTCCAACACGAGGGCGGACCGGTGGGCCTGAGCACGCTCGCCGTGGCGGTGGGGGAGGAGTCGACCACCCTGGAGGAGGTCTGCGAGCCCTTCCTCGTCCGCGCGGGACTGCTCGCCCGGACCCCCCGGGGACGGATTGCGACCGCCGCGGCGTGGGAACACCTGGGGCTCACCCGCCCCGACAAGACGCCCGCCGAGCCGATGCTGCCGGTCGAGGTCGACCGGGGCCCCGGCGCGCGCGGCTGA